A region from the Flavobacteriales bacterium genome encodes:
- a CDS encoding T9SS type A sorting domain-containing protein, with amino-acid sequence SWRIRGACGPNGTSWATIFSQPTTYTLGGERVAAEVVSGLDVYPNPTNGTFNIYYSSSENQIFNIKLLSVVGDEVFSEELTEYNGEYTKTVDMNGLSKGVYFLEISTKSGNIYHKILFQ; translated from the coding sequence TTCTTGGAGAATAAGAGGAGCTTGTGGTCCAAACGGTACATCTTGGGCAACGATATTCTCACAGCCAACAACTTACACATTAGGTGGTGAGAGAGTAGCAGCAGAAGTAGTTTCTGGATTGGATGTATATCCAAACCCAACTAATGGAACGTTTAATATTTATTATTCATCCTCAGAAAATCAAATCTTTAATATCAAATTATTAAGTGTTGTTGGTGATGAAGTCTTTAGTGAAGAATTGACCGAATACAATGGAGAGTATACCAAAACAGTTGATATGAATGGTTTATCTAAAGGTGTTTACTTTTTAGAAATCTCAACAAAGTCTGGCAATATTTATCACAAAATCCTATTTCAATAA
- a CDS encoding MBOAT family protein: MLFNSIEFAFFFPVVFSLYWLCNRNLKLQNGVLLLSSYYFYSCWDWRFLSLIILSTIVDYCIGLGLKNGSLSISIRKLFLWISIGINIGLLGFFKYYNFFIEQFTAAFTLFGTSFEGRTISIILPVGISFYTFQTLSYTIDVYRKKIEPTTNVLAFSAFVSFFPQLVAGPIERASNLLPQFIKKKQFDYTSAVDGMRQILWGLFKKMIIADNCAEIANTIFYSPADHSASTLVLGAVFFAFQIYGDFSGYSDIAIGTARLFGFNLMKNFSFPYFSRDIAEFWRKWHISLSTWFRDYVYIPLGGSKTSKAKQIRNVFFVFIISGFWHGANWTFIIWGALNAMFFLPLLLSKKNRTHLDTVAQGKLFPSMRELVTMTSTFLLTVMAWVFFRAESLSHAAEYFQNMFEWSLFTMPVLTSKVSISTTLILLLIFVLIEWLGRESEYAIENIERLLNRFLRWCFYAIVIAAIIVFTPTEQNPFIYFQF, translated from the coding sequence ATGCTGTTTAACTCTATAGAATTTGCCTTTTTCTTTCCCGTAGTCTTTAGTTTATACTGGCTGTGTAACAGGAATTTAAAACTACAAAATGGAGTGCTATTACTTTCCAGCTACTATTTCTATAGCTGTTGGGATTGGCGGTTTTTAAGTTTAATTATACTCAGTACAATCGTTGACTATTGCATTGGTCTTGGTCTAAAAAATGGAAGTCTATCTATCTCTATAAGAAAACTATTTCTGTGGATTAGTATTGGTATTAATATTGGACTACTTGGATTCTTTAAGTATTACAACTTTTTCATAGAGCAATTTACTGCCGCATTTACACTATTTGGAACATCATTTGAAGGAAGAACCATTAGTATTATTCTTCCTGTTGGCATTAGCTTTTATACCTTTCAAACCTTGAGTTACACCATAGATGTATATCGTAAAAAAATAGAACCAACTACAAATGTCTTAGCCTTCTCTGCTTTTGTCTCTTTCTTCCCTCAGCTTGTGGCAGGACCTATTGAGCGAGCATCTAACCTTCTGCCTCAATTCATTAAGAAAAAACAATTTGACTATACTTCCGCAGTAGATGGTATGCGTCAGATTCTTTGGGGCTTGTTTAAAAAAATGATAATTGCGGATAACTGTGCTGAAATAGCTAATACTATATTCTATTCTCCTGCTGATCATTCGGCTAGCACCTTAGTTTTAGGAGCTGTCTTTTTTGCCTTTCAAATTTATGGTGATTTTTCAGGCTACTCTGATATTGCTATTGGAACGGCAAGATTATTTGGTTTCAATCTGATGAAGAACTTTAGTTTTCCGTATTTCTCAAGAGATATTGCTGAGTTCTGGAGGAAATGGCATATTTCTCTTAGCACTTGGTTTAGAGACTATGTGTATATTCCTTTGGGCGGAAGTAAAACGTCTAAGGCTAAGCAAATCAGAAATGTATTCTTCGTGTTTATAATCAGTGGATTTTGGCACGGAGCAAACTGGACATTTATTATTTGGGGAGCTTTAAATGCTATGTTCTTTTTGCCATTGCTTCTTTCCAAAAAGAATCGAACACATTTAGATACGGTGGCTCAAGGTAAACTCTTTCCAAGCATGAGGGAACTTGTAACAATGACATCCACCTTTCTGCTGACTGTTATGGCGTGGGTGTTTTTCAGAGCAGAAAGTTTGAGTCATGCCGCAGAGTATTTTCAAAATATGTTTGAGTGGAGTCTCTTTACAATGCCTGTACTCACTTCAAAAGTTAGTATTTCAACTACGCTAATTCTATTACTCATTTTTGTGCTGATTGAATGGTTAGGGCGTGAAAGTGAATATGCCATAGAAAATATTGAACGCCTACTAAACCGTTTTCTACGTTGGTGTTTTTACGCTATTGTTATAGCTGCAATCATAGTCTTTACGCCAACAGAGCAAAATCCTTTTATCTATTTTCAGTTCTGA